One Thermoanaerobaculia bacterium genomic window carries:
- the mutL gene encoding DNA mismatch repair endonuclease MutL — translation MKRIRRLDSRTIDRIAAGEVVERPASVVKELVENALDAGASRIDVEIAGGGVASILVRDDGSGMSREDASLSVERHATSKIASEEDLPRVRTLGFRGEALPSIASVARLTLTTADGGGPEGTRVAIDHGGEKAVSPAARPRGTDVLVEELFGRTPARRKFLKTPEAEAREIARAVTRAALARPDVAFSLRSNGRELIAAPPAVDRAARAVRLFGADTLGTLLPFQARAGALTLTGLVTRGSVTFPTRRLQFFHVNGRAVSDRGVSRAIAEAAREAIRTDRHPGVFLFLEAPEGAVDVNVSPSKTEVRFAQPAEVFRLVFHTLLSSLAAGKEERRLVPVPPAADFSVAEAREVYAAPPEAGPGGGRRLRLEIETPGEDATVVEVETSERPTARVLAQFDESFLLVEAETGLWIVDQHAAHERVLYEKMRDRASQNRSFSQALLTPALWEASAEEALAVGEAREELARLGFDVEERSGNVFAISAVPPELAGRDVAAVIREVIEPSARERDPGRRRDRMMATVACRSAVTIHHRLAPPESERLLLDWLKCRDRFTCPHGRPVVLSLSDADLLTFFRRR, via the coding sequence ATGAAGCGCATCCGCCGCCTCGACTCCCGGACGATCGACCGGATCGCGGCCGGCGAGGTGGTCGAGCGGCCGGCCTCCGTCGTCAAGGAGCTCGTCGAGAACGCGCTCGACGCGGGCGCGTCGCGAATCGACGTGGAGATCGCGGGCGGGGGCGTGGCCTCGATCCTCGTCCGCGACGACGGCTCCGGCATGTCGCGGGAAGACGCGTCGCTCTCCGTCGAGCGGCACGCGACGTCCAAGATCGCGAGCGAGGAGGATCTCCCGCGGGTGCGCACCCTCGGGTTCCGCGGCGAGGCGCTCCCTTCGATCGCCTCGGTCGCAAGGCTGACCCTGACGACCGCGGACGGGGGCGGCCCGGAGGGCACGCGGGTGGCGATCGACCACGGCGGCGAAAAGGCCGTCTCGCCCGCCGCGCGGCCGCGCGGCACCGACGTCCTCGTCGAGGAGCTCTTCGGGCGCACGCCGGCGCGGCGCAAGTTCCTGAAGACGCCGGAAGCGGAGGCTCGCGAAATCGCCCGCGCCGTCACCCGGGCCGCTCTCGCCCGGCCGGACGTGGCGTTCTCGCTCCGCTCGAACGGGCGCGAGCTCATCGCCGCTCCGCCGGCGGTCGACCGCGCGGCGCGGGCCGTCCGTCTTTTCGGGGCGGACACGCTCGGGACGCTCCTGCCGTTCCAGGCGCGGGCCGGGGCGCTCACCCTCACCGGTCTCGTCACGCGCGGCTCGGTGACGTTCCCGACGAGGCGGCTCCAGTTCTTCCACGTCAACGGCCGCGCCGTGTCCGACCGGGGCGTCTCGCGGGCGATCGCGGAGGCGGCGCGGGAAGCGATCCGGACGGACCGGCATCCCGGCGTTTTCCTCTTCCTCGAGGCGCCGGAAGGCGCCGTCGACGTCAACGTCTCTCCCTCGAAGACGGAAGTCCGCTTCGCGCAGCCGGCGGAGGTCTTCCGCCTCGTCTTCCATACCCTTCTCTCGTCGCTCGCGGCCGGCAAGGAGGAGCGGCGGCTCGTCCCGGTCCCTCCGGCGGCCGATTTCTCGGTGGCCGAGGCTCGGGAGGTCTACGCCGCCCCTCCGGAGGCGGGGCCGGGGGGCGGGCGGCGCCTCCGGCTCGAGATCGAGACGCCGGGGGAGGACGCGACGGTCGTCGAGGTCGAGACCTCGGAACGGCCGACGGCGCGCGTGCTCGCCCAGTTCGACGAGTCGTTCCTGCTCGTGGAGGCGGAGACGGGTCTCTGGATCGTCGACCAGCACGCGGCGCACGAGCGCGTCCTCTACGAGAAGATGCGCGATCGCGCGTCGCAGAACCGGTCCTTTTCCCAGGCGCTCCTCACCCCCGCGCTGTGGGAGGCGTCCGCCGAGGAAGCCCTCGCGGTCGGGGAGGCGCGGGAAGAGCTCGCGCGGCTCGGCTTCGACGTCGAGGAGCGCTCGGGCAACGTCTTCGCGATCTCGGCGGTTCCGCCCGAGCTCGCCGGGCGCGACGTCGCGGCGGTGATCCGCGAGGTGATCGAGCCTTCGGCGAGGGAGCGCGATCCCGGCCGGCGGCGCGACCGGATGATGGCGACGGTCGCGTGCCGCTCCGCCGTCACGATCCACCACCGCTTGGCGCCGCCCGAGTCGGAGCGGCTCCTGCTCGACTGGCTGAAGTGCCGCGACCGGTTCACGTGCCCGCACGGGCGGCCGGTCGTGCTGTCGCTTTCGGATGCGGACTTATTGACGTTTTTTCGGAGAAGGTAG
- a CDS encoding glycine--tRNA ligase subunit alpha: MTLQKILSGLQGFWEEQGCLIQQPYDLPMGAGTMHPDTFLRALGPEPWRCAYVQPSRRPADGRYGENPFRLGKYFQYQVILKPAPEDVQDVYLRSLERLGIDPNDHDIRFEEDNWESPTLGAWGVGWQVLMDGMEITQFTYFQQAGGIDLAPVSAEITYGVERVALFLGKARSIFDIPWNDTLTYGQIRHHEEVELSRYSFEVAETDWAQTLFERSEREARLALAAGLVLPAYEATLLCSHEFNVLDARGAVSATERVAYIRRVRDLACAVAKAYVAARESAGYPLLPKEPAAVAS, encoded by the coding sequence GTGACGCTCCAGAAAATTTTGAGCGGGCTCCAGGGTTTCTGGGAGGAGCAGGGGTGTCTCATCCAGCAGCCCTACGACCTGCCGATGGGCGCCGGCACGATGCATCCGGACACTTTCCTGCGCGCGCTCGGGCCGGAGCCGTGGCGGTGCGCGTACGTCCAGCCGTCGCGCCGTCCCGCCGACGGCCGCTACGGCGAGAACCCGTTCCGCCTCGGCAAGTACTTCCAGTATCAGGTGATCTTGAAGCCCGCGCCAGAGGACGTCCAGGACGTGTACCTCCGGAGCCTCGAGCGCCTCGGCATCGACCCGAACGACCACGACATCCGCTTCGAGGAGGACAACTGGGAGTCGCCGACTCTCGGCGCCTGGGGCGTGGGATGGCAGGTCCTGATGGACGGAATGGAGATCACGCAGTTCACGTATTTCCAGCAGGCGGGGGGGATCGACCTCGCGCCGGTCTCCGCCGAGATCACGTACGGCGTCGAGCGCGTCGCGCTCTTCCTCGGGAAGGCGCGGTCGATCTTCGACATCCCGTGGAACGACACGCTCACGTACGGACAGATCCGGCATCACGAGGAGGTCGAGCTCTCGCGCTATTCCTTCGAGGTCGCCGAGACCGATTGGGCCCAGACGCTCTTCGAGCGGTCCGAGCGCGAGGCGCGCCTGGCGCTCGCGGCCGGGCTCGTCCTCCCCGCGTACGAGGCCACACTCCTCTGCTCGCACGAGTTCAACGTCCTCGACGCCCGCGGCGCGGTTTCGGCCACCGAGCGCGTGGCGTACATCCGCCGGGTCCGCGACCTCGCCTGCGCGGTGGCGAAGGCCTACGTCGCGGCGCGCGAATCGGCGGGATATCCGCTCCTTCCGAAAGAGCCCGCCGCGGTGGCGTCGTGA
- the ppdK gene encoding pyruvate, phosphate dikinase, which yields MKRSGKPRSKRAHRYVYFFGDGRADGKDLPREILGGKGYGLVQMTAMGVPVPPGFVISTEVCAKFSKTGHYPPGLKEEVEENLARLEKTTGKVFGDGENPLLVSVRSGAPASMPGMMDTILNLGLTHEAKAGFGHAAGERFARDCRRRLISMYGDVVLKVPKSRFEEAITRAKEKAGVDNDAQLSAQELRALCTKYLTIIRKHSKKPFPEDPRAQLWGAIGAVFQSWDNERARSYRKLNRIPETWGTAVTVQAMVFGNLGDDCATGVAFTRNPATGEKTLYGEYLANAQGEDVVAGIRTPHPISAQGRGDSLEETMPAVYAQLLKVRDALERNFRDMQDIEFTIEGGKLYILQTRNGKRTGFAAVRIACDFFDEKRLSKREALTRVDPEQLLQLLAPVFPTSEKERAIREGNLLARGLPAGPGASCGRAAFSAERAVEMAHAGDPVILVRAETSPEDILGMAASQGILTSRGGMTSHAAVVARGMGKCCVVGCGEITIDARYARMTARGKIVSEGDFLSVDGTTGEVIAGKLPTRPSEVIQVAVEEKMKPADSRLYRQFARILEWADEVRRLGVRANADTPRDAHVARAFGAEGIGLCRTEHMFFEGERITAVREMILAETPEGRMKALAKILPMQRGDFVGIFREMGERPVTIRLLDPPLHEFLPREPKALAATAKEMGISIDVLKGKVEGLSEANPMLGHRGCRLGLTHPEIYEIQVRAIFEAAVEVARSGKAPVPEVMIPLVGALPEFTRLREMTDRVAHDVFREAGRRVAYRVGTMIEIPRAALMGAEIGAAADFFSFGTNDLTQMTFGFSRDDIGSFLPHYLEAGILPHDPFATIDVEGVGQLVAMGTERGRSARKKLKVGICGEHGGDPASIRFFHETGLDYVSCSPYRVPIARLAAARAAIAGESLSRTA from the coding sequence ATGAAGCGAAGCGGAAAACCCCGGTCGAAAAGAGCCCACCGGTACGTTTATTTCTTCGGCGACGGACGCGCCGACGGGAAGGATCTCCCCCGGGAGATCCTCGGCGGCAAGGGCTACGGCCTCGTCCAGATGACGGCGATGGGCGTACCCGTCCCGCCCGGGTTCGTGATCTCGACGGAGGTCTGCGCGAAGTTCTCGAAGACCGGCCATTATCCGCCGGGTCTGAAGGAGGAGGTCGAGGAGAACCTCGCGCGACTCGAGAAGACGACCGGAAAGGTCTTCGGCGACGGCGAGAACCCGCTCCTCGTCTCCGTCCGCTCGGGAGCGCCCGCGTCGATGCCGGGGATGATGGACACGATCCTGAACCTCGGCCTCACGCACGAGGCGAAGGCGGGCTTCGGCCACGCGGCCGGCGAGCGGTTCGCCCGCGACTGCCGGCGCCGCCTGATCTCGATGTACGGCGACGTGGTCCTGAAGGTGCCGAAGAGCCGGTTCGAGGAGGCCATCACGCGCGCGAAGGAGAAGGCGGGGGTCGACAACGACGCGCAGCTCTCCGCGCAGGAGCTCCGGGCGCTGTGCACGAAGTACCTGACGATCATCCGAAAGCACTCGAAGAAGCCGTTCCCCGAGGACCCCCGGGCGCAGCTCTGGGGCGCGATCGGCGCGGTCTTCCAGTCGTGGGACAACGAGCGGGCGCGCTCCTACCGGAAGCTCAACCGGATCCCGGAAACCTGGGGGACGGCCGTCACGGTGCAGGCGATGGTCTTCGGGAACCTGGGCGACGATTGCGCGACGGGCGTCGCGTTCACCCGGAACCCGGCCACCGGCGAGAAGACGCTGTACGGGGAGTACCTCGCCAACGCCCAGGGAGAGGACGTCGTCGCCGGCATCCGCACGCCGCACCCGATCTCCGCGCAGGGACGCGGCGACTCCCTCGAAGAGACGATGCCCGCCGTCTACGCGCAGCTCCTGAAGGTGCGCGACGCGCTCGAGCGGAATTTCCGGGACATGCAGGACATCGAGTTCACGATCGAGGGAGGCAAGCTCTACATCCTCCAGACGAGAAACGGCAAGCGCACCGGGTTCGCGGCCGTCCGGATCGCGTGCGATTTCTTCGACGAGAAGCGCCTCTCCAAACGCGAGGCGCTGACGCGCGTCGACCCGGAGCAGCTCTTGCAGCTGCTCGCGCCGGTCTTCCCGACGAGCGAGAAGGAGCGCGCGATCCGGGAGGGGAACCTCCTCGCGCGCGGGCTGCCCGCCGGTCCGGGGGCGTCGTGCGGGCGCGCCGCCTTCTCGGCCGAGCGCGCCGTCGAGATGGCGCACGCCGGCGATCCCGTGATCCTGGTCCGCGCCGAGACCTCTCCCGAGGACATCCTCGGGATGGCGGCGTCGCAGGGGATCCTCACTTCGCGCGGGGGGATGACGTCCCACGCCGCCGTGGTCGCCCGCGGGATGGGGAAGTGCTGCGTCGTGGGATGCGGCGAGATCACGATCGACGCGCGGTACGCGCGGATGACGGCGCGCGGAAAGATCGTTTCCGAGGGGGATTTCCTCTCCGTCGACGGAACGACCGGCGAGGTGATCGCGGGCAAGCTCCCGACGCGGCCCTCGGAGGTGATCCAGGTCGCCGTCGAAGAGAAGATGAAGCCCGCGGATTCGCGCCTCTACCGCCAGTTTGCCCGGATCCTCGAGTGGGCCGACGAGGTGCGGAGGCTCGGCGTCCGGGCCAACGCCGACACGCCGCGCGACGCGCACGTCGCCCGCGCCTTCGGCGCCGAAGGGATCGGTCTCTGCCGCACCGAGCACATGTTCTTCGAGGGGGAGCGGATCACCGCCGTGCGCGAGATGATCCTCGCCGAGACGCCCGAGGGGCGCATGAAGGCGCTCGCCAAGATCCTCCCGATGCAGCGCGGCGACTTCGTCGGCATCTTCCGGGAGATGGGGGAGCGGCCGGTGACGATCCGGCTCCTCGACCCTCCGCTCCACGAGTTCCTGCCGCGCGAGCCGAAGGCGCTCGCCGCGACCGCCAAGGAGATGGGGATCTCGATCGACGTCCTGAAGGGCAAGGTCGAGGGGCTGTCCGAGGCGAACCCGATGCTCGGCCACCGCGGCTGCCGTCTCGGCCTGACGCATCCCGAGATCTACGAGATCCAGGTCCGGGCGATCTTCGAGGCGGCCGTCGAGGTCGCTCGCTCCGGGAAGGCTCCGGTCCCGGAGGTCATGATCCCGCTCGTCGGCGCCCTGCCCGAGTTCACGCGGCTGCGCGAGATGACCGACCGCGTCGCGCACGACGTCTTCCGGGAGGCCGGCCGCCGCGTGGCGTACCGGGTCGGCACGATGATCGAGATCCCGCGGGCGGCCCTCATGGGCGCCGAGATCGGCGCGGCCGCGGACTTCTTCTCGTTCGGGACCAACGACCTGACCCAGATGACGTTCGGCTTCTCCCGCGACGACATCGGCTCGTTCCTGCCGCACTACCTCGAGGCGGGGATCCTGCCGCACGATCCGTTCGCGACGATCGACGTCGAGGGCGTGGGACAGCTCGTCGCGATGGGGACCGAGCGCGGGAGGTCCGCCAGGAAGAAGCTCAAGGTCGGGATCTGCGGCGAGCACGGCGGGGACCCGGCGTCCATCCGCTTCTTCCACGAGACCGGGCTCGACTACGTCTCCTGCTCGCCGTATCGCGTTCCCATCGCGCGCCTGGCGGCGGCGCGCGCGGCGATCGCCGGCGAGTCGCTCTCCCGCACCGCATGA
- a CDS encoding sigma-70 family RNA polymerase sigma factor — translation MSGRGAEQAGDLDGFHGTFTEYFPRLRRFFRSRGFSAAEAEDLSQTTLWNVYRSWKSFRGEGSLESWIYAAARNAATDEFRRGARRRETDPPDEGMAIAPTAETDLAGRETAERLAAALRTLPARMRACLLLRVQKELPYREIARRLGISEITVKVQIWLARKRLREAMETS, via the coding sequence ATGAGCGGACGCGGGGCGGAGCAGGCGGGCGACCTCGACGGGTTCCACGGCACCTTCACGGAGTACTTCCCGCGGCTCCGCCGTTTCTTCCGTTCCCGCGGCTTTTCGGCCGCGGAGGCGGAGGATCTCAGTCAAACGACGCTCTGGAACGTCTACCGGTCATGGAAGTCGTTTCGGGGCGAAGGAAGCCTCGAGTCGTGGATCTACGCCGCGGCGCGAAACGCCGCGACGGACGAATTTCGCCGCGGGGCGCGCCGGCGCGAGACCGATCCTCCCGACGAGGGAATGGCGATCGCGCCGACGGCTGAGACCGACCTCGCGGGACGCGAGACCGCCGAGCGGCTCGCCGCCGCGCTCCGGACGCTGCCGGCGCGGATGCGCGCGTGCCTCCTCCTCCGCGTCCAGAAGGAGCTCCCGTACCGGGAGATCGCGCGCCGCCTCGGAATCTCGGAGATCACCGTCAAGGTCCAGATCTGGCTCGCCCGGAAGCGGCTGAGAGAGGCGATGGAAACGTCATGA
- a CDS encoding CHAT domain-containing protein, producing MRSSPFLLASLAVLSTLGAAAVLPAPPAPDPAKVVEDRAAALQKANDLPGAAAALREAAALRRKRDELLAASEDLRRLAFVRFQQGALDDSEATWKECLAIRQRLAPGTAGEAAAWNGLGTVAYMRGNLDEAEELYGKALAIEESVAPEGLDCARTTGNLGLVAFYRGDLDRAEALFRRALDKHENVEREGVESAAPLNYLGVVAKNRGDYDSAEQYYARALAIFEKKSPGSLAVAGMENNLGLLCRERRDFEGAERHHRAALAIRRRLAPGGLDVAASLNNLGEIALLRGDPDAALPLLREALEIKQKSAPESLSVANTVVNMAEYQLRKNDAVGALAEAHRALEIRRRLAPASLDVADAFALVARAERQRGDLAAAVSDYGGALTAIEAQRRRIGGAEEERAAFSSRSIGYYRQAIDLLHDLHRDEEAFGVLERSRGRELLALSGARDLKVDANAPSDLLAERRVLDLRYDRTQQQIARIDPVRRREEAEKLVARLVDLRDRRAAIEQRIWSSSPRLRELESARALSLAETRAALDPGTAVLSFSVGEKRSLLFAVPAERSAPLAVAELHVGRDVLSREVGVFRDLLRQERDDPGVRFAREESGRRLGRLLLGPAGAVIAGARRILVCPDGPLHVLPFSALTVDGPGRPRYFAEWRPIYVDLSATVAKDRAKRRGSSGSPVLEMAAFGDPAAAGPGARREAGPYASVAERARSLGPLPESRAEVESIATVFRGSSSAFTGTDASESRAVAAIGGARFVHFACHSLLDSRFPLDSALVLAAPAVDRPGNDNGLLQAWEIYERVRLRADLVTLSACETALGTDAGGEGLVGLVRAFQFAGARSVLASLWNVSDRSTPAIMTRFYRAVRKGRPMAEALREVQLAGIRKGGKEGTPYYWAAFELFGDWR from the coding sequence ATGCGGTCCTCCCCCTTCCTTCTCGCCTCCCTCGCCGTCCTGTCGACCCTCGGCGCGGCGGCCGTTCTTCCGGCTCCGCCGGCGCCGGACCCGGCGAAGGTCGTGGAAGACCGCGCGGCCGCCCTCCAGAAGGCCAATGACCTTCCCGGGGCCGCCGCGGCGCTTCGCGAGGCGGCGGCGCTGCGCCGGAAGCGCGATGAGCTCCTCGCGGCGAGCGAGGACCTCCGGCGGCTCGCGTTCGTTCGATTCCAGCAGGGGGCCCTCGACGACAGCGAGGCGACCTGGAAAGAATGTCTGGCAATTCGGCAGCGGCTCGCTCCGGGGACGGCGGGGGAGGCCGCGGCGTGGAACGGGCTGGGAACCGTCGCCTACATGCGGGGAAACCTGGACGAAGCCGAGGAACTCTACGGAAAGGCCCTCGCGATCGAGGAGAGCGTGGCTCCCGAGGGCCTGGATTGCGCGCGGACCACCGGGAACCTCGGCCTCGTCGCGTTCTACCGGGGCGATCTCGACCGCGCCGAGGCCCTGTTCCGGCGCGCTCTCGACAAGCACGAGAACGTCGAACGGGAGGGCGTCGAATCCGCCGCGCCGCTCAATTATCTCGGTGTCGTGGCCAAGAATCGGGGCGACTACGATTCGGCGGAGCAGTACTACGCGCGGGCGCTCGCGATCTTCGAGAAGAAGAGTCCCGGCAGCCTCGCCGTCGCCGGAATGGAGAACAACCTCGGCCTGCTCTGCCGGGAGCGCCGCGATTTCGAGGGAGCCGAGCGCCACCATCGGGCGGCCCTCGCGATCCGGCGGCGGCTCGCGCCCGGCGGTCTCGACGTCGCCGCCAGCCTGAACAACCTCGGCGAGATCGCACTGCTGCGCGGCGATCCCGACGCGGCGCTGCCGTTGCTCCGCGAGGCGCTCGAGATCAAACAAAAGAGTGCTCCCGAGAGCCTTTCGGTCGCGAACACCGTCGTCAACATGGCGGAATACCAGCTGCGAAAGAACGACGCGGTGGGCGCGCTCGCCGAGGCGCACCGCGCGCTCGAAATCCGCCGCCGGCTCGCGCCCGCGAGCCTCGACGTGGCCGATGCGTTCGCGCTCGTCGCGCGCGCGGAGCGGCAGAGAGGCGATCTCGCGGCGGCGGTGTCGGATTACGGCGGCGCGCTGACGGCGATCGAGGCGCAGCGGCGCCGGATCGGCGGAGCGGAGGAGGAGCGCGCCGCGTTCTCGTCACGGTCGATCGGCTACTACCGGCAGGCGATCGACCTCCTCCACGATCTCCACCGCGACGAGGAGGCATTCGGTGTTCTCGAGCGCTCGCGCGGGCGGGAGCTCCTCGCGCTTTCCGGCGCCCGCGACCTGAAGGTGGACGCGAACGCTCCCTCGGATCTGCTGGCGGAGCGCCGTGTTCTCGATCTGCGGTACGACCGGACGCAGCAGCAGATCGCGCGGATCGATCCTGTGCGGCGCCGCGAGGAGGCGGAAAAGCTCGTCGCCCGCCTCGTCGATCTCCGGGACCGCCGCGCGGCGATCGAGCAGAGGATCTGGTCTTCGTCGCCACGGCTGCGCGAGCTCGAAAGCGCTCGCGCCCTTTCGCTCGCGGAAACGCGCGCGGCGCTCGATCCGGGAACCGCGGTCCTCTCGTTCAGCGTCGGCGAGAAGAGGTCGCTCCTCTTCGCCGTTCCGGCCGAGCGATCGGCGCCGCTCGCGGTCGCGGAGCTTCACGTCGGAAGGGACGTGCTTTCCCGGGAGGTCGGGGTCTTTCGCGACCTCCTCCGGCAGGAACGCGACGATCCGGGTGTTCGGTTCGCGCGCGAGGAGTCGGGTCGTCGGCTCGGGAGGCTGCTCCTCGGGCCGGCGGGCGCCGTGATTGCGGGAGCGCGGCGGATCCTCGTGTGCCCGGACGGGCCGCTCCACGTGCTGCCGTTCTCCGCGCTCACGGTCGACGGGCCGGGCCGGCCCCGGTATTTCGCCGAATGGCGGCCGATCTACGTCGATCTTTCGGCCACTGTCGCGAAGGACCGGGCGAAGCGGCGAGGCTCTTCCGGATCGCCGGTGCTCGAGATGGCCGCCTTCGGCGACCCGGCCGCCGCCGGGCCCGGCGCGCGGCGCGAAGCCGGCCCGTACGCGTCCGTCGCGGAGCGGGCGCGGAGCCTCGGACCTCTTCCCGAATCCCGCGCCGAGGTCGAGTCGATCGCGACGGTCTTTCGCGGATCGTCTTCGGCCTTCACGGGGACCGACGCTTCGGAGTCCCGGGCGGTCGCGGCGATCGGCGGAGCACGATTCGTTCACTTTGCCTGTCACTCCCTCCTCGACTCCCGCTTTCCCCTCGACTCGGCCCTCGTCCTGGCGGCGCCCGCCGTCGACCGCCCCGGAAACGACAACGGGCTGCTCCAGGCCTGGGAGATCTACGAGCGGGTGCGCCTGCGCGCCGATCTCGTCACGCTCTCGGCGTGCGAGACGGCACTCGGGACGGACGCGGGGGGCGAAGGGCTGGTCGGGCTCGTTCGCGCGTTCCAGTTCGCCGGGGCCCGCTCCGTTCTCGCCTCGCTCTGGAACGTCTCGGACCGCTCGACGCCGGCCATCATGACCCGCTTCTACCGGGCGGTGCGAAAAGGCCGTCCCATGGCCGAGGCGCTCCGGGAGGTGCAGCTCGCGGGCATTCGGAAGGGCGGGAAGGAAGGAACGCCGTACTACTGGGCCGCCTTTGAGCTGTTCGGCGACTGGAGGTGA
- the glyS gene encoding glycine--tRNA ligase subunit beta yields the protein MTAGETAEFFLEIRVEEMPAGAIPGARADLARKFTDALAEAALAPESIAATATPRRLVVVVHGLPRRQEDRVVEVSGPPVERAIDADGRPTKMAEGFARAQGVAISDLRRVRTARGEVLLARKTVAGRPTAEILAEITPRILGSMTFPKMMRWGSGDYSFVRPVHGVVALFAGAVVPMTIFGVRSGNRTVGHRLSADEPVEVSGSEDYARRLREAGVEPDGEERAAILLEKARELAAGCGGGIEADADLIPTLADLVEWPGLVCGAFDAAYLELPDEILVTTMRTHQKYLPVRSLQGLTPNFLAVMDHRTDPKGLIVKGNEWVLNARLSDARFFFDEDVREPFSSKMSKLSRLFFHDKLGDYLQKTGRVQELTEAVGALVTRPERVRPALEAARLSKIDLTTEMVREFTDLQGIVGGLYARREGASEEVWKAIYDQYRPVSADDEPPRTETGAILSAADRIDTLAGFFGIGLVPTGSKDPYGLRRAAQGLVSIVLSRGWRVDWKIVFRKAVALHGASISRPADAVLADLRAFFADRVHFLFEKRGLESDVVESVLASGSWDFADLADRAAAIADARRREDFRSLSLSAKRIRKILPGPVDRAPDPALYREPAEHALAADVLQLSRAVETLVSTRRYPELIAAMVSLAPALDRFFDDVLVNAPEPELKANRQALLAEIQRQFGQFADISEIVVEK from the coding sequence ATGACCGCCGGCGAGACCGCGGAATTCTTCCTCGAGATCCGGGTCGAAGAGATGCCCGCCGGGGCGATCCCCGGGGCCAGGGCGGACCTCGCGCGGAAGTTCACGGACGCGCTCGCGGAAGCGGCGCTCGCCCCCGAGTCCATCGCGGCGACCGCGACACCGCGCCGCCTCGTCGTCGTCGTCCACGGTCTGCCGCGCCGGCAGGAGGACCGCGTCGTCGAGGTTTCGGGACCGCCCGTCGAGAGGGCGATCGACGCCGACGGCCGGCCGACGAAGATGGCCGAGGGGTTCGCGCGCGCGCAGGGCGTGGCGATCTCCGATCTCCGGCGCGTCCGCACGGCGCGCGGGGAGGTGCTGCTCGCGCGCAAGACCGTCGCGGGCCGCCCGACGGCGGAGATCCTCGCCGAGATCACGCCGCGCATCCTCGGTTCGATGACGTTCCCGAAGATGATGCGGTGGGGAAGCGGCGACTATTCGTTCGTCCGTCCCGTTCACGGGGTCGTCGCGCTCTTTGCGGGCGCGGTCGTGCCGATGACGATCTTCGGAGTGCGCTCCGGGAACCGGACGGTCGGGCACCGGCTGTCGGCCGACGAGCCGGTCGAGGTGAGCGGGTCGGAGGATTACGCGCGGCGCCTCCGCGAAGCGGGAGTCGAGCCCGACGGCGAGGAGCGCGCCGCGATCCTCCTCGAGAAGGCGCGGGAGCTCGCGGCCGGCTGCGGCGGCGGGATCGAAGCCGATGCCGACCTGATCCCGACGCTCGCCGACCTCGTCGAGTGGCCCGGGCTCGTCTGCGGCGCGTTCGACGCGGCGTACCTCGAGCTGCCGGACGAGATCCTCGTGACGACGATGCGCACGCACCAGAAGTACCTTCCGGTTCGCTCCCTGCAGGGGCTCACGCCGAACTTCCTCGCGGTCATGGACCACCGGACCGACCCGAAGGGACTGATCGTCAAGGGGAACGAGTGGGTCCTGAACGCGCGCCTGTCCGACGCCCGCTTCTTCTTCGACGAGGACGTCCGGGAGCCCTTTTCCTCGAAGATGTCGAAGCTCTCGCGCCTCTTCTTCCACGACAAGCTCGGCGACTACCTGCAGAAGACCGGCCGGGTCCAGGAGCTGACGGAGGCGGTCGGAGCGCTCGTCACGCGGCCCGAGCGGGTCCGCCCGGCGCTCGAGGCGGCGCGCCTCTCGAAGATCGACCTCACGACCGAGATGGTCCGGGAGTTCACGGACCTCCAGGGGATCGTCGGCGGGCTCTACGCGCGCCGGGAGGGGGCGAGCGAGGAGGTCTGGAAGGCGATCTACGACCAGTACCGGCCGGTGTCGGCCGACGACGAGCCGCCCCGCACGGAAACCGGCGCCATCCTCTCGGCGGCCGACCGCATCGACACTCTCGCCGGGTTCTTCGGGATCGGCCTCGTGCCGACGGGGAGCAAGGACCCGTACGGGCTGCGGCGCGCCGCGCAGGGGCTCGTCTCGATCGTGCTGTCGCGGGGATGGAGGGTCGACTGGAAGATCGTCTTCCGCAAGGCGGTCGCGCTCCATGGCGCGTCGATCTCCCGCCCGGCCGACGCCGTGCTGGCAGACCTCCGCGCGTTCTTCGCCGACCGCGTCCATTTCCTGTTCGAGAAGCGGGGGCTCGAATCCGACGTCGTCGAATCGGTGCTCGCTTCGGGGTCCTGGGACTTCGCCGATCTCGCGGACCGCGCCGCCGCGATCGCGGACGCCCGGCGCCGGGAGGACTTCCGCTCCCTTTCGCTCTCGGCCAAGCGGATCCGGAAGATCCTGCCGGGACCGGTCGACCGCGCGCCCGACCCGGCGCTCTACCGCGAGCCGGCCGAGCACGCGCTCGCCGCCGACGTCCTCCAGCTCTCGCGCGCCGTCGAGACGCTCGTGTCGACGCGCCGGTACCCGGAGCTCATCGCGGCGATGGTCTCGCTCGCGCCCGCGCTCGACCGCTTTTTCGACGACGTGCTCGTCAACGCTCCGGAGCCGGAGCTCAAAGCCAATCGCCAGGCCCTGCTCGCGGAGATTCAGCGCCAGTTCGGCCAGTTCGCCGACATCTCCGAGATCGTCGTGGAGAAGTAG